The DNA segment CCATTGTTTCACTGCGTATCGAATGCTCCAATGACCTTATTTAGAAGTTGCCTTTACACTGTCGCTTTGTCTCTCACCGACTCTCGCTCATTCTTTCGCCTCGTTCGTCATCATGATCGATGTCAACCCAATATTGACGCCAACTGTTTATCTTCCATGCCAGGACTCTCACATTCTACTAGCATCCTTGATGGTATTTATCCACTCTCCAAAAAATTGTGCTTTCCGGCTGCGAGCGAAAATCGGATCCGACAGCATTTTGGGCTTCGTTAGCGGTGTTGTTTGCGGTACGGCGCCTCATTATAACCCACCAATGCCACAGTAAAACCCACAATGCCAGCACGCGTCGCCACGAGGTCGTGCAAGAGCTTTACCTATTTCCCTTTCCACGTCGTCTACCTGTTTCTGACGATCCTGCTGGTTGACAGCGAACCACACAACCCAGCACACACCGTTATCCTGCGGTGTAATCTTTTCCAATATTTGCCCCAAAAGCGTAAGTATGTTTGTGTCTGGCGACCTAAACGTCAACAaccataaacataaacaacctGCCGTCACCTTCCCGCCGTACCGTGGCTACAcgaaagtgtgtatgtgtgtggttgagGGCTGTATGATGCGACTGGAAGGCAATTCCTGGGACCAACCGAATAGACATACCGCTTACTAGGGCGACAACAAAGTTCGATCCCACCTACCTGTCTCATCGGCAGGCTGCGTACCTTTGCGACATTGCTCTAAAGATCTAATCTTCCGTATGTTGTCTCCTGCGTCAGGTAGAATCAGTAGCTAATTACTCGACGGATGGTTCACGAGCTTGGTGGCGTCGTCACCTGTAGTCTGCGATGAGAATGTTGCCGGAGCCACCATGGAATGCGGAACTTCGGGCCACGAAAGTCAATCGATGtagttttttcttcgtttgttGTGGGCTGTGTTGTTTAagttgaaaaatgaaataagcACAAGAAAATTATTACTGAAATAGATATTTCACAAAAACTATATGAACATTAAATGGCACACTGTTTTACAAGCAAAACTATCACGACTACGATGTGTGGCCATGTTCAAACGGAAGGGTTTCATACTACGCAAAATGCAGTATTGCATTTAGGGGCTCGCATTGAATCAAACAAACTTCAAATCTTGAGAAAGCCTCTTACGAATTGCGGTAAATGATTAAGTCTATATGAAACAACAGAAAGGTGTGAGCAGTCTAAATCTTACTTTCATCATTGTGTATTGCGCTTGGCTTCAAAACGAAATTGTTATCCATTTAAAATGCTTTATAAAACgactaataaaataaagaagcTTTCGTTCTTTCCGTGCTACAGACACAGGCTGATGGAGTGCCACGATTTCTATTGCTGCAGTAACACGCAATATGACAGCTGGTTACCACAATTAAATGGTTAATGTATTCCAATGTATACTGAACGTTTCAAATTCCATAATCTCTGTAACAATTTGCTCttcaaaaacaataattacagTAATTTGCCCTACCATACTCGGGGATGTTTGTGCGTCAATCAGCCATTTACAATCTCCCTCACCATcctattttttgtgttatttttacatttacatacaTTGAAACAATAGATAATAATAGACTAGACTTCGATACCGAATCAGTAGATCGATTGaatattgtaaataaatgTCAGTTTAGGTTCAGATATTCTCATCCGAAAAAGAGCataacatatttatttgttatttactttattgatgtctattttaaatgaaatcatCATGGTAAACACTATCATACATGATTTTTGTCATTTGCCCGAAGAGTTCCACTCAATGCAGAATACGAAGTAATAGTTTAACATCCATATTTTGTTCTTATACCTAGCTGATTTTTTAATACAGTTTCACAAAAGAACGGTCAGCGaatcattaaactaaaatcAGCCCTCTTACAAAAATTGCAATTTAATTGTTATTCTAGAACATTTTACGCTAATTATATTCCAAAATTGGGGACCATTACTATCTCCATAGGTCGGAACAATATTCGAAGCATTCGAATTATCCTCTTATCAACCTACAAAGATCACACAGCCAACACCATATAAATTCACCGACCCGCTTGCTTGCTTAGTGGCAGTTGTGAAAAGTTATCGTCGCGTGCTTTTCGCTACACAATCGGCCTGAAAATGTTAAAAcggtgcgttttgtttgtgctgttAGTTCAGCTGATAGATAAGGTAAGTCCAATGAGATGATTTACAAACCTCTGTACAGTACAAGACAAGTCGATcttctttcttcatttttcagTCCGTAGCCGTAGTACGGTTCGAGAATCTCAAGTACGAGCTGAACAAGGACTACATGCATGGTAACATATTCATCAAAAGCCAGAACGACAAGTACTCGTTTGGAGCTGACGTCGAACTGGCCAAGAAGGTTGAAGGCAGCGTAATCgtaagtgtttttgtttgagtttattttactttttttattttggtcaAAATCCCAATACTCTCTATGGACTTTATGattgatgatttgtttcgttATGCCTCCACTACAGATTACGCCGCACGTGCAGCATCTGGTGAAGGGCGAGTACCACACGATGGTGAACATCGATCTTGACACCTGCAAAGTCGATCCAGTGATGTCGGAAAATGCGATCGTACGCACGATCGCCAAAGAATCGACCaagtttattaatttttcgCTCATGTGCCCGTACAACCCGGTAAGCGACCCTttgaaaaaatgcatttattcTGCCACCATAAAAACCATTAATTTTCACTCCGTTACATGCCACTTCCCAGGGACGCTATTTGTTAAACGACTTTACGCTCGATTCGGAAAGCCCGCTGCTGAAGCTGATTCCGAACGGCAAGTACAAGATGGAGCTGAAGGCTCACCACTATCCAACGCCAGGCTCGGCCCCGATAATGTTGTTCATGTACTCGGTGGATTTCGAACTGTATGCTGCCGCCAGTTAAGCGAGTTTGTACGTAGGGCCGTCTCTTAACGTTGTACCCATCATGCACTCTCGAACAATCCTTTTGTTTGCGATGCATGGGTGCaatgttttgctgcttctttaAAAACAAGCCAAGTAGCTTCATCACCGGAATGATGtctatgttttgtttctcctttGAATGTTCCTTTCCAATAAAGCCTTGCAAAATGTGTAACAGAATTGTTGGAATGTTTATTCAACCAATCAAcatatatttgtttgtataaCAACAAAATGAGGTGTAATGCGAAACTGTTTTCAACTGGAAATTTAAaagcaattgaaacaaaaatgtttaaaaatatttttttaactctAAAAAGAAGTCAATAAACTGTTGAAATCAATGACGAACTTAAAAGTTTTACATTCAACAGCTCACACCAgaatataaattaataatcTAATAAAACCTCAATACCGACTCATTAGCATCTCCCTGATGATGTATGAACAGTTTACATAAACTTATCctgaattattttattaaactaACAAATGCAATTTAATAATCAGACAGAAACTTTCAACCACCATAAGACCGGTCAACATAATTTATTACCTTGTTGCGAGTGCGGGCGTGAAAAGCTTAAACTTTAATTGAAATTCGGTTCAACCTGTAGCGTTTTCTTAAAACCCATTTATCCCAAGATTCAATTTAGTTCTGCGGACGGTAAAAATTATTAATGGAAAAAACTTTCATACCGTCGCTGCTACACAGTAAAGTACAACCAGTAAAGTAGCTTCTTTAGTAAAAGCTTACAGCGAATCCGAAAGGAAAAACGGTTCGCCTTATCATCATCGCCGATTATCGTTTCATCAGTGGTAGATATGCCCGGAATGCCGCCAACCCACTAATTTCCTCCGCGTTTCAGTTCTGCAAATCCATGATTGAAACGCTAGAAAATTCGATCTATATTTACAATGAAGGTGGTTGGGGGGAGAGGGTGGAGAGATTACGGGAGCATCCTGCAATGACTGGGGGCATTCCACAAACCCGTCGCCTTGTGATACCGCACCAACCACCCCTAAAAAGCGTTCCGACTGACTGCTCTTTAATCAGCAGTCAAACGAACTTTTTCCGTCCCCTGGTGCCGTTAATTACCCTGCTAAAAACCATCAATCATAAAGTGTAGCACTATGGCGTTGGTTGGTGGGATTCGAAAACATTCCCGACACTCTGCCAAGGACGGATGAAGGAAAGCAAGGGAGAAATGCTCGACGAAGGATGGATGTTGTAAAGTTATGATAAATAATCCATGGGTTTGAATAATTGATTACATCATAAGAACCCGGGACAGATAGCATTCAGCGAAGGCAAAAATGTAATGCATGATACACGATCAGCTGCTAGACACGGCAACTAGGTACGATGGTTCTGCAGCACATCAACACGTGTGGCCATCGGTTTTAGTCTTTACAATCCTacttgtgttgtttgtttacttttttctcttttcactGTCCATTTAATGTTTCATCCTAGCAGATGGCATTTACAGCAGtaacaatcatttttaaaaagtgttcGATTACGAAATCGTCTGCTATCGACCGTGGTGTTCTCGCTAAATCAAAGCTATCGTAGAATTacaacaaacatatttcactaCTTTGACATTATTGGCATTCCATGAAAAGAGACAAATAAATCAACCCCATTCCACTCTTTCCAAATAAAATTTCTTGACAAAGCAAAACGCTTTGAAATTccagaaacaaaaactcatCTTGTATCAATTTTTCTCACGATAGGGTTGTTCAATtcaaagaaataataaatcaatCGAAACTCGGTCGCCATCTTGGTAAATCCTCAACCCAGTCCCTGAAGAATCGGGTAAACGCTAAACGCAATCGGTGATGGTCATTAACTTTACGGATGTATTCTTTTTCTCCAACCGCATCTTTTTACTGTGTTCAAGGTATTGAAGAAACATGGAAAAGTTTTGTGTACTTCTCCCTATCGAGCAAGTTACACTTCGATGCGTCCATTCTGTTCTCTTTTCAGTTGATTTGAACAACCGGAAATTATCCGGCGTCCCCGTTCGATTAAACGTCGAGCAACAAATTACTGTCGCAAAAGCGACACTTGAATTGTTGGTGGTATACACgtcgcaacacacacacagtcgcgcacaaacaaacacaaaccgtGAGGTACAAgatttaatgaaaataaatttacaCCAAACCATGGAACCGCATGCCCGAACGCAACCAATATGAGTGTGCTATTTTCTGTGTTGAACGAAGCCGGAACTGGAATAACCGTACAAGGTAAAGAGGTAGCCATCGTGGGAACGAGGGGAGTCGAGCATGGGGCAATCATTATGGTTTTGTAAATTTATTACATCATCCATCCGAAAAggcaccgcagcagcagcaaccgaagTGAACGTCGTCGGTTTCACTGGAAAAGGATAATAAATAAGGATAATTTCTTtcataaataattgaaatccAAGTACATGGCCAAACGCAACCAGCTGGACCAAACCGTATGGTGAAAGCACCGGGAAGCTACTGAACGCTGGCAGATGAACCGCAGGGGAAAAGTTTCGACTACAGTGTCCGGAACCGTGTCAACGCATCACTGAAAGCGCGTTACCAAAGTTAAGCTATTGCTACATTTTGCCGCTGTTGCGTCAGGAAAGTGATGGGCATTAGGAAAACATCCTCCCTAAGGATTAAAACAGTCAGCATCACTATGGGTCTAGTACCAGGGTAATAACGTTCACATTAATAAAATGGACAAAAATTGTCGATTTTCCATAAGTTTATCTTCACCCGCACTAACTAAACGTTAATTGCAACTTCAATAATAGTATCCCATGAGTCAGCACACACAATTTGACTCCTATATCCAATATCCTATATCAATCCATCTCTAACCGTGATGGCCAAAAAAGGCACCACGCCACGACGAAAACCGACATCGTGCGGCTGTTTTTGGACGTCGGATAAGTCCGTTTCGGCATCTACAACATCATCGAAAGATCGTCCGGTTCCGAATGATCCTGAGTGACAAGAAGCTCCAAAGGAAAGTGAAAACGAAGCCCCAGGAAAAAATCGCGTAACTGATCAAATAGTGTAAAAGTACCGgggaaacatgaaaaaaacttGTTAGGAAGCGTACATTGTTGTTAGGAAGCGTACAAAGTTTCTGGACAAAtatgatgcaaaagctcttacttacttacttatccggcgctacaatcgctttgcggtcttggcctgcctcaggagtgtccgaaaccgctcacggtctcgcaccttcgtctgccagtccgttatcccggccttaatggcggacgccatctcgccacctcaatttgggcctaccacgcctcctctgtccttgtggacgacctaaaaagactttacgggctgggtcgtccgcttccatgcgtacatcatggccagcccaccggaacctggcgagcttgatacgctgtacgacagtgaggtcgccgtacatctcgtatagctcatCATTATAGCGgatcctccattgtccttccacacatacatacagagTACAGAGAGATAGCGTTATACAATTATCTGTGTATGACGAATATCGTGATTTTCGGTGAAAACACTTATATTATACGCATTTGTGGTTAAAGTTAAGCATATTTTGGCAAATGGAGAATGAGAGTGTTGAAGGTCCCAAGTAATACAAATATTGTTACGCCCAACGGCTCACTCCACGACCGCTTAGTCTGCTTACCAATGAACCCACTACAGATTGCATCGATCGATTGGCATTGgcaattatattttatatgataggtatttgtttgccttttattacattttgttATATGAATCAAACTGTCATCAAACTTCTGCGTAAGTATATGTAATCGAGCACAACAATTCTAACtctaatttaattaataaatttttttttctgtttttatttataaagtGCTTTGAAAAATaagaatttcaaatttcaaaagtTCTTCAAATTGCTTTAAGCTCTCAtaagtacaacaaaaaaattaaacttgCTATCTTAAACATACAAATTCatgataaaatgaaatttaaaaacaaaaaatgtaggGCGAtactaatatttttttataaacttcGTTAATTTACCTGCACGTCAAACAATCAAcgtattatatttaaaaaaaaactcgtttaTAAAGTGGATAGGCAAAAGCTTTCGAAACAATATAACTTCCTAACAGGCTCACCGTGCACTAACAATGAGCCTCAATTAAACGTCGTATTGTGAGCTTGTCGTTCACCAAGATTTAGTTGACACTCTccagagagagaatgagaaacAGAGGTGTTAAGCCATACGGGTATTGCCATTGCTCCAATCGGTCTCACCGGTAGCAATGGATCATGCTTAGCCTAACTTCCGGCTCATCGCGACCAGCCAGGGCAGACGGAATCTTTCCGTCCTTGCTCCAGCGCCTGATTGTCCTCTGTTCGTTGGCTCACACAAAAACGCTCTCCCGTTTATCGAGGCGAGCAAACCAACGGCCGTGGTAAAGAGGCATtgtatgatttatttatgaCACAGTCCCCTTATTCACAATATTTTCCACCCACTGTGTCACCTTGGTCTTTCTGTGTTGAGAATGGAGTCGAACAGCACTCCAAAAAGGAGCCCActgttctcgtccgatcaaaACTGGAACAGAGTCGGAAGACAAGTGAGGAAAAAGTGGCAGATACAGCAAAGatagagagtgaaagagatagagataggGGGTGGGGACGAAGAGAGT comes from the Anopheles coluzzii chromosome 2, AcolN3, whole genome shotgun sequence genome and includes:
- the LOC120949801 gene encoding uncharacterized protein LOC120949801, with product MLKRCVLFVLLVQLIDKSVAVVRFENLKYELNKDYMHGNIFIKSQNDKYSFGADVELAKKVEGSVIITPHVQHLVKGEYHTMVNIDLDTCKVDPVMSENAIVRTIAKESTKFINFSLMCPYNPGRYLLNDFTLDSESPLLKLIPNGKYKMELKAHHYPTPGSAPIMLFMYSVDFELYAAAS